A stretch of the Bradyrhizobium arachidis genome encodes the following:
- the purL gene encoding phosphoribosylformylglycinamidine synthase subunit PurL: MNAPKNEPKITPELVAAHGLKPDEYERILKLIGREPSFTELGIFSAMWNEHCSYKSSRIHLRGLPTKAPWVIQGPGENAGVIDIGDGQAVVFKMESHNHPSYIEPYQGATTGVGGILRDVFTMGARPIACLNALSFGAPEHPKTRHLVSGVVAGVGGYGNSFGVPTVGGQVRFHTRYDGNILVNAMAVGLADADKIFYAAASGVNMPIVYLGSKTGRDGIHGASMASAEFDDKSEEKRPTVQVGDPFAEKLLLEACLEIMEKGCVIAIQDMGAAGLTCSAVEMGAKGDLGVDLDLDAVPTRETGMSAYEMMLSESQERMLMVLKPEKEKEAEAIFTKWGLDFAIVGYTTPSKRFVVKHGGDVMADLPIKELGDEAPVYDRPHVASPALDVVHAREVQDPIGLGAALEKMIGTPELCSKRWVWEQYDHVIQGNTVQRPGGDAAVVRIQDGPKGLAMTVDVTPRYCEADPFEGGKQAVAEAWRNITAVGGRPLAITDNLNFGNPERPEIMGQFVGCLKGISEACRVLDFPVVSGNVSLYNETNGRAILPTPSIGGVGVLDDFTKSASLAFKAEGEAILLIGETHGWLGQSVYLRDICGREEGAPPPVDLAAEKRNGDVVRGMIHAGTATAVHDLSDGGLLVALAEMAMASGIGARVLAGPTSLVPHAYWFGEDQARYIVTVPEAQAGLVLAKMRGCEVPCVRIGTTGGDAISIVGEKPVSIDALREAHERWLPDYMAGKAA; encoded by the coding sequence ATGAACGCCCCCAAGAACGAACCGAAGATCACCCCCGAACTCGTCGCCGCTCACGGCCTCAAGCCGGACGAGTATGAGCGCATCCTGAAGCTGATCGGGCGGGAGCCGAGCTTCACGGAGCTCGGGATCTTCTCGGCGATGTGGAACGAGCACTGCTCGTACAAATCCTCGCGAATCCACCTGCGGGGACTGCCGACCAAGGCGCCCTGGGTGATCCAGGGCCCGGGCGAGAACGCCGGCGTGATCGACATCGGCGACGGGCAGGCGGTGGTCTTCAAGATGGAGAGCCACAACCACCCGAGCTACATCGAGCCGTACCAGGGCGCGACCACCGGCGTCGGCGGCATTTTGCGCGACGTCTTCACCATGGGCGCGCGGCCGATCGCCTGCCTCAACGCGCTCAGCTTCGGCGCGCCTGAGCATCCCAAGACGCGGCATCTCGTCTCCGGTGTGGTCGCGGGTGTCGGCGGCTACGGCAATTCCTTCGGCGTGCCGACGGTCGGCGGCCAGGTGCGTTTCCACACCCGCTATGACGGCAACATCCTCGTCAACGCGATGGCGGTCGGCCTCGCCGATGCCGACAAGATCTTTTACGCGGCCGCCTCCGGCGTGAACATGCCGATCGTCTATCTCGGCTCCAAGACGGGCCGCGACGGCATCCACGGCGCCTCGATGGCCTCGGCCGAGTTCGACGACAAGTCCGAGGAGAAGCGCCCGACCGTGCAGGTCGGCGATCCCTTCGCCGAAAAGCTGCTGCTCGAGGCCTGCCTCGAGATCATGGAAAAGGGCTGCGTGATCGCGATCCAGGACATGGGCGCGGCGGGCCTGACCTGCTCGGCGGTCGAGATGGGCGCCAAGGGCGATCTCGGTGTCGATCTCGATCTCGACGCCGTGCCGACGCGCGAGACCGGCATGAGCGCCTACGAGATGATGCTCTCGGAAAGCCAGGAGCGCATGCTCATGGTGCTCAAGCCGGAGAAGGAAAAAGAGGCCGAGGCGATCTTCACGAAGTGGGGGCTCGATTTCGCCATCGTCGGCTACACCACGCCGAGCAAGCGCTTCGTGGTCAAGCATGGCGGTGACGTCATGGCTGACCTGCCGATCAAGGAACTCGGCGACGAAGCGCCGGTCTACGATCGCCCGCATGTTGCTTCGCCCGCGCTGGACGTCGTGCATGCGCGCGAGGTGCAGGACCCGATCGGCCTTGGCGCTGCCCTGGAGAAGATGATCGGCACGCCCGAGCTCTGCTCCAAGCGCTGGGTCTGGGAGCAGTACGACCACGTCATCCAGGGCAATACTGTGCAGCGTCCCGGCGGCGATGCCGCCGTCGTTCGTATCCAGGACGGGCCGAAGGGGCTCGCGATGACCGTCGACGTGACGCCGCGCTATTGCGAGGCTGATCCGTTCGAGGGCGGCAAGCAGGCGGTCGCGGAAGCCTGGCGCAACATCACGGCCGTCGGCGGCCGGCCGCTCGCGATCACCGACAATCTCAACTTCGGTAATCCGGAGCGGCCCGAGATCATGGGCCAGTTCGTCGGCTGCCTGAAAGGCATCTCGGAAGCCTGCCGCGTGCTCGACTTCCCCGTCGTGTCCGGCAACGTCTCGCTCTACAACGAGACCAACGGCCGCGCGATCCTGCCGACGCCCTCGATAGGTGGCGTCGGCGTGCTCGACGATTTCACCAAATCGGCCTCGCTTGCCTTCAAGGCGGAGGGCGAGGCGATCCTCCTGATCGGCGAAACCCATGGCTGGCTCGGCCAGTCCGTGTATTTGCGCGACATCTGCGGTCGCGAGGAGGGCGCGCCGCCGCCGGTCGATCTCGCCGCCGAGAAGCGCAACGGCGATGTCGTGCGCGGCATGATCCATGCCGGCACCGCGACCGCCGTGCACGATCTCTCCGATGGCGGCCTTCTTGTCGCGCTCGCCGAGATGGCGATGGCGAGTGGCATCGGCGCGCGCGTGCTGGCCGGTCCGACGTCGCTCGTGCCGCATGCTTATTGGTTCGGCGAAGACCAGGCGCGCTACATCGTCACGGTGCCGGAAGCGCAGGCCGGCCTCGTGCTCGCCAAGATGCGGGGTTGCGAAGTGCCGTGCGTACGGATCGGTACGACCGGTGGCGATGCGATTTCGATCGTTGGCGAAAAGCCGGTCTCGATCGATGCGCTGCGTGAAGCGCATGAGCGTTGGCTGCCGGATTATATGGCCGGCAAGGCGGCATAA